A segment of the Pseudoalteromonas piscicida genome:
AAGGCGGTATGTCTTTCCATGGCGGTGCATTGGGCGTTATCACGGCGATTATCGTGTATGCGCTTAAAAACAAACGTTCGATTTTATCGGTAGGCGACTTTGTCGTTCCTATGGTGCCTGTTGGGCTTTTTGCCGGTCGTATCGGTAACTTCATTAATGGCGAATTATGGGGTCGCATAACGGATGTTCCTTGGGCATTTATTTTCCCAACGGGCGGACCACAGCCGCGCCACCCATCACAACTTTATGAAGCGTTTTTTGAAGGGTTGGTATTGTTTGTGATGTTGGTATGGTTTAGGAAAAAACCGCGCCCAGCGGGCAGTGTAGCAGGTCTATTTTTAGCCGGTTACGGTGTGTTCCGCTTCTCAATCGAGTATTTCCGTGAACCAGATGCACATATTGGCTTATATGGTGGCTTTATTTCTCAAGGTCAGATCTTATCCCTCCCTATGGTGATTGCAGGCGCTATCCTTATGGTGTGGGCATATAAGCGAGAAGGTAGCAACCCATCTACCGGGCAAGTTAAAAGTTAAAGAGTAGCGAACAATGAAGCAATATTTAGAACTGATGCGCCATGTGCGTGATAATGGCACAAAAAAAGAAGACCGCACGGGCACTGGCACAGTGAGTGTTTTTGGATACCAGATGCGCTTCAACTTGCAAGAAGGCTTCCCACTTGTAACGACGAAAAAGTGTCATCTACGCTCGATTATTCACGAGCTACTTTGGTTCTTGCAAGGCGATACTAACATCAAATACTTAAAGGAAAATGGCGTTAGCATTTGGGATGGCTGGGCAACGGATGAAGGGGACTTAGGGCCAGTTTATGGCAGCCAGTGGCGCTCTTGGACTGGGCCAAATGGTGAAGTGATAGATCAAATCAAAGATGTTGTAGAGCAAATCAAAACCAACCCTGACTCTCGTCGCCTGATTGTGAGTGCTTGGAACCCTGCGCTTTTGCCTGATACTAACTATTCACCCAAAGAAAATGCAGCGATGGGCAAACAAGCGTTGCCACCTTGCCACACGTTATTCC
Coding sequences within it:
- the lgt gene encoding prolipoprotein diacylglyceryl transferase, translated to MALQFPQIDPVIFSIGPLSVRWYGLMYLIGFMFAMWWAGKEAKKPNSGWNKDQVGDLVFYCMLGVILGGRIGYVLFYQFSHFIESPLYLFRVDQGGMSFHGGALGVITAIIVYALKNKRSILSVGDFVVPMVPVGLFAGRIGNFINGELWGRITDVPWAFIFPTGGPQPRHPSQLYEAFFEGLVLFVMLVWFRKKPRPAGSVAGLFLAGYGVFRFSIEYFREPDAHIGLYGGFISQGQILSLPMVIAGAILMVWAYKREGSNPSTGQVKS
- a CDS encoding thymidylate synthase; its protein translation is MKQYLELMRHVRDNGTKKEDRTGTGTVSVFGYQMRFNLQEGFPLVTTKKCHLRSIIHELLWFLQGDTNIKYLKENGVSIWDGWATDEGDLGPVYGSQWRSWTGPNGEVIDQIKDVVEQIKTNPDSRRLIVSAWNPALLPDTNYSPKENAAMGKQALPPCHTLFQFYVLDGKLSCQLYQRSADIFLGVPFNIASYALLTMMIAQVCDLEVGDFVHTFGDAHLYLNHMEQVEEQLSRAPFAKPQMQINPQVKDIFGFKFEDFELVNYECHPHIKAPVAI